One Lycium barbarum isolate Lr01 chromosome 5, ASM1917538v2, whole genome shotgun sequence genomic window carries:
- the LOC132641715 gene encoding LEAF RUST 10 DISEASE-RESISTANCE LOCUS RECEPTOR-LIKE PROTEIN KINASE-like 1.1 — MDLASSFVFFLLSLLLILVQAKGKNDSTCPKFFSCGNLTDLSFPLSLSTQPDCGIMPMSGCEAKPFPRIQLLPGGDWYYALHTEYSYTVHLMDPKLETTLSQHDCQAFNKNISLPDSPSISFKLLPVNIVSFFKCNSTSSNNPYITQKMKDHFNGYGSYDGCDGFTIYYKLDEGDDEDILAGNLTANCSLIRLPYYPTGYDDNFFNSLSPEFLVEWKLSDDCYKCHYGGGRCQIDKNNNFLCYKDAKATRSKLGLILGAVFGGVLVMITCLAIYFVWCYKKRKFSLSRFLSTKKFSDIFKHDVEGGSIYFGVPVFSYSELEEATNDFNSSRVLGDGGFGTVYYGKLKDGREVAVKSLYEHNCKRMQQFVNEIEILTMLRHNNFVTLYGCTSRRSRELLLVYEFISNGTLADHLHGDKVKDRSLAWPIRMNIAIETAGALTYLHASDIIHCDVKTNNILLDQNFSVKVADFGISRLFPNDFSHISTAPRGTPGYIDPKYHECYQLTSKSDVYSFGVVLVELISSMPAVDMDRNSQEINLANFAINKIVKCAFHELIDPSLGFDSDTKIWEMTTSVAELAFLCLQTDRDMRPTMVEVLDALKEIQASEFDNEKRAEYEKRAESNLNISETKIVAAPSPNSVTDKWMTCSDITSTK, encoded by the exons ATGGATTTggcttcttcttttgttttctttcttctaTCTCTTCTTCTGATCTTAGTTCAGGCAAAGGGCAAAAATGATTCAACTTGTCCAAAGTTCTTTTCATGTGGAAATCTTACTGACCTGAGCTTTCCTTTATCTCTTTCCACACAACCTGACTGTGGAATAATGCCTATGTCTGGTTGTGAGGCTAAACCATTTCCAAGAATCCAACTGCTTCCTGGAGGAGATTGGTACTATGCTTTACACACAGAGTATAGTTATACAGTTCATCTCATGGACCCTAAGCTTGAAACAACGTTGAGCCAACACGATTGCCAGGCTTTTAACAAAAATATCTCCCTTCCAGACTCTCCTTCTATTTCTTTCAAACTCCTTCCAGTGAATATTGTCAGCTTCTTCAAATGCAACAGCACTAGTAGTAACAACCCATACATTACTCAGAAGATGAAAGATCATTTTAATGGTTATGGTTCGTACGATGGCTGTGATGGCTTCACCATATACTACAAGCTTGATGAAGGTGATGATGAAGACATTCTAGCAGGCAATCTTACTGCCAACTGTTCACTTATTAGATTGCCATATTACCCAACAGGATACGATGATAATTTTTTCAACTCGTTGAGTCCTGAATTTCTAGTAGAATGGAAACTATCTGATGACTGTTACAAATGTCACTATGGTGGAGGTCGATGCCAGATTGATAAAAACAACAACTTTCTTTGTTACAAAG ATGCAAAAGCGACTAGAAGCAAGCTGGGACTGATTCTTGGAGCAG TTTTTGGTGGAGTATTGGTGATGATTACTTGTTTAGCTATCTACTTTGTCTGGTGTTACAAGAAGAGGAAATTTAGTCTATCCCGCTTCctctcaacaaagaaattctcgGACATTTTTAAACATGATGTTGAGGGAGGCAGTATATACTTTGGTGTCCCAGTCTTCTCTTATTCAGAACTTGAAGAAGCCACAAATGATTTCAATTCCTCTAGAGTCCTAGGAGATGGAGGTTTCGGAACTGTTTACTATG GAAAACTTAAGGATGGACGAGAGGTCGCTGTAAAGAGCCTCTACGAGCACAACTGCAAGCGAATGCAGCAGTTTGTCAATGAAATTGAGATCCTTACTATGCTACGGCACAACAATTTTGTCACCCTCTATGGCTGCACTTCAAGGCGAAGCCGTGAACTACTCCTTGTCTATGAATTTATTTCTAATGGAACTCTTGCTGATCACCTCCATGGTGACAAAGTGAAGGACAGATCACTAGCGTGGCCAATCCGCATGAACATTGCCATAGAAACTGCTGGTGCATTGACTTATCTGCATGCTTCTGACATAATACACTGTGATGTCAAGACTAATAACATACTCCTTGATCAGAATTTCAGTGTTAAAGTTGCAGATTTTGGGATTTCAAGGCTCTTCCCAAATGATTTCTCTCATATTTCAACTGCACCCCGGGGTACCCCTGGTTATATTGATCCAAAGTATCACGAATGTTACCAGTTGACTAGTAAAAGCGATGTTTATAGCTTTGGAGTGGTCCTTGTTGAACTCATTTCATCAATGCCAGCTGTGGATATGGATAGGAATAGCCAAGAGATTAATTTGGCTAACTTTGCAATAAACAAGATCGTAAAATGTGCATTTCACGAGTTGATCGATCCATCCCTGGGGTTCGATTCAGATACGAAGATTTGGGAAATGACTACTTCAGTTGCAGAGCTGGCTTTTTTGTGCTTGCAGACAGATAGGGACATGAGACCTACTATGGTTGAAGTTTTGGATGCTCTAAAGGAGATTCAGGCTAGTGAATTTGACAATGAGAAGAGAGCTGAGTATGAGAAGAGAGCTGAGTCTAATCTCAATATTAGTGAAACTAAAATAGTAGCAGCTCCTTCTCCAAATTCTGTGACTGATAAATGGATGACTTGCTCTGATATAACTAGTACAAAGTAG
- the LOC132641713 gene encoding LEAF RUST 10 DISEASE-RESISTANCE LOCUS RECEPTOR-LIKE PROTEIN KINASE-like 1.1 isoform X1, with translation MAAACFSVMFFMFHMLIFNLVKADSKSCPKEFNCGRLGNMSYPFSEFKKPHCGLSKMDCNNTFQHAKLVLEGVSYNAYKKWLWVNGIDLSDSILEGYLANKSCKSFERNLSFPNTPSASFGVYNNITLFKCMNVSEEIGDYFRRYENYSNCDGFSIYYHKPRTDGRHSIPADLPANCLIIRLPLKYLSSSELIPNDLFDLLTSNFTLYWEVSKDCSKCIYREGQCQSDSKNDFFCSKAAKRNLGLILGTVLGGLFFIIAISIVILIIWCCKKDNRSFSNILPRSTPSEPSTQSYELDSGFFGVPVFSYAELQQATTNFDSSRDLGDGGYGTVYYGKLQDGREVAVKRLYDHNARRKEQFVTEIEILTRLRHKNLVTLYGCTSKLSDRLLLVYEYVPNGTVADHLHGHKANDCSLTWPIRMKIAIEAASALAYLHASDIIHRDVKSNNILLDQNFCVKVGDFGLSRPHPTDISHISTAPQGTPGYVDPKYHECYQLTDKSDVYSFGVVLVELISSMPAVDFSRHNEEINLSNYAINRILRCAFNELIDPTLGFQSDAEVRRMTTSVAELSFRCLQFDKDMRPTMVEVLETLEEIQNGEFKDDKKREGNGNTKESVQVPVSPESEVDVLLKKLHKFPTSPNSVTQAWISGSSISTTST, from the exons ATGGCTGCAGCCTGTTTTTCTGTTATGTTCTTTATGTTTCATATGCTTATCTTCAACTTAGTTAAAGCTGACAGTAAATCTTGTCCAAAAGAGTTCAATTGTGGAAGACTTGGTAACATGAGTTATCCTTTTTCAGAATTCAAGAAACCTCATTGTGGATTATCCAAGATGGATTGTAACAACACTTTTCAACATGCAAAACTTGTGCTTGAGGGAGTGTCTTATAATGCTTACAAAAAGTGGTTGTGGGTTAATGGTATCGATCTTTCGGACTCGATTCTTGAAGGTTATTTGGCTAACAAAAGTTGCAAATCCTTTGAAAGGAACTTATCTTTTCCCAATACTCCTTCTGCTTCATTTGGAGTTTACAACAATATCACTTTGTTCAAGTGCATGAATGTTAGTGAGGAGATAGGTGATTATTTTCGACGTTATGAGAACTACTCAAATTGTGATGGCTTTAGCATATACTATCATAAACCAAGAACAGATGGAAGACATAGTATTCCAGCTGATCTTCCTGCAAATTGCTTGATTATTCGATTGCCTTTGAAGTATCTTTCATCGTCAGAACTGATTCCTAATGATTTGTTCGACCTGTTAACTTCTAATTTCACATTATATTGGGAAGTGTCTAAAGATTGTTCCAAGTGTATCTATAGAGAAGGGCAATGCCAAAGTGACAGCAAAAATGACTTCTTTTGCTCCAAAG CAGCAAAAAGAAATTTAGGACTGATTCTAGGCACAG TGCTTGGTGGTTTATTTTTTATCATAGCAATCAGCATAGTGATCCTTATAATATGGTGTTGCAAGAAGGATAATAGAAGTTTTTCAAACATTCTTCCAAGAAGCACCCCTTCGGAACCCTCAACACAAAGCTACGAGTTAGACAGCGGGTTCTTTGGGGTTCCCGTCTTCTCTTATGCTGAACTTCAACAAGCTACTACGAATTTTGATTCCTCCCGAGACCTCGGGGATGGAGGCTATGGAACAGTGTACTATG GGAAACTTCAGGATGGGAGAGAAGTTGCGGTAAAACGCCTCTACGACCACAATGCTAGGAGAAAGGAGCAGTTTGTAACTGAGATTGAAATCCTAACAAGGCTCAGGCACAAAAATCTTGTCACTCTTTATGGTTGCACGTCTAAACTCAGCGATCGACTCCTACTTGTTTACGAATATGTCCCTAATGGAACGGTTGCTGATCACTTGCACGGTCATAAGGCGAATGATTGCTCGCTCACATGGCCAATCCGCATGAAAATTGCTATTGAAGCTGCTAGTGCTCTGGCTTATCTGCATGCTTCTGATATAATCCACCGCGATGTGAAGAGTAACAACATACTACTTGACCAAAACTTCTGTGTCAAAGTGGGAGATTTTGGACTTTCAAGACCTCATCCGACTGATATTTCACACATATCGACTGCACCTCAGGGTACCCCTGGATACGTCGATCCAAAGTACCACGAATGTTACCAGCTTACCGATAAAAGTGATGTTTATAGCTTTGGGGTAGTCCTCGTTGAGCTGATATCGTCCATGCCTGCAGTGGATTTCAGTAGACATAATGAAGAGATTAATTTGTCTAACTATGCAATTAACAGGATTTTAAGGTGTGCATTCAATGAGTTGATAGACCCGACTCTTGGTTTTCAGTCAGATGCAGAAGTTAGGAGGATGACTACTTCAGTAGCCGAGCTATCGTTTCGATGCTTGCAATTTGACAAGGACATGAGGCCTACTATGGTTGAAGTACTAGAAACATTGGAAGAGATTCAAAATGGTGAGTTTAAAGATGATAAGAAAAGGGAGGGTAATGGAAACACTAAAGAGAGTGTACAAGTCCCTGTTTCACCTGAATCAGAAGTAGATGTATTATTGAAGAAACTTCACAAGTTTCCAACTTCACCAAATTCTGTAACTCAAGCGTGGATTAGTGGCTCTAGTATAAGTACCACTAGTACATGA
- the LOC132641713 gene encoding LEAF RUST 10 DISEASE-RESISTANCE LOCUS RECEPTOR-LIKE PROTEIN KINASE-like 1.1 isoform X2, translated as MDCNNTFQHAKLVLEGVSYNAYKKWLWVNGIDLSDSILEGYLANKSCKSFERNLSFPNTPSASFGVYNNITLFKCMNVSEEIGDYFRRYENYSNCDGFSIYYHKPRTDGRHSIPADLPANCLIIRLPLKYLSSSELIPNDLFDLLTSNFTLYWEVSKDCSKCIYREGQCQSDSKNDFFCSKAAKRNLGLILGTVLGGLFFIIAISIVILIIWCCKKDNRSFSNILPRSTPSEPSTQSYELDSGFFGVPVFSYAELQQATTNFDSSRDLGDGGYGTVYYGKLQDGREVAVKRLYDHNARRKEQFVTEIEILTRLRHKNLVTLYGCTSKLSDRLLLVYEYVPNGTVADHLHGHKANDCSLTWPIRMKIAIEAASALAYLHASDIIHRDVKSNNILLDQNFCVKVGDFGLSRPHPTDISHISTAPQGTPGYVDPKYHECYQLTDKSDVYSFGVVLVELISSMPAVDFSRHNEEINLSNYAINRILRCAFNELIDPTLGFQSDAEVRRMTTSVAELSFRCLQFDKDMRPTMVEVLETLEEIQNGEFKDDKKREGNGNTKESVQVPVSPESEVDVLLKKLHKFPTSPNSVTQAWISGSSISTTST; from the exons ATGGATTGTAACAACACTTTTCAACATGCAAAACTTGTGCTTGAGGGAGTGTCTTATAATGCTTACAAAAAGTGGTTGTGGGTTAATGGTATCGATCTTTCGGACTCGATTCTTGAAGGTTATTTGGCTAACAAAAGTTGCAAATCCTTTGAAAGGAACTTATCTTTTCCCAATACTCCTTCTGCTTCATTTGGAGTTTACAACAATATCACTTTGTTCAAGTGCATGAATGTTAGTGAGGAGATAGGTGATTATTTTCGACGTTATGAGAACTACTCAAATTGTGATGGCTTTAGCATATACTATCATAAACCAAGAACAGATGGAAGACATAGTATTCCAGCTGATCTTCCTGCAAATTGCTTGATTATTCGATTGCCTTTGAAGTATCTTTCATCGTCAGAACTGATTCCTAATGATTTGTTCGACCTGTTAACTTCTAATTTCACATTATATTGGGAAGTGTCTAAAGATTGTTCCAAGTGTATCTATAGAGAAGGGCAATGCCAAAGTGACAGCAAAAATGACTTCTTTTGCTCCAAAG CAGCAAAAAGAAATTTAGGACTGATTCTAGGCACAG TGCTTGGTGGTTTATTTTTTATCATAGCAATCAGCATAGTGATCCTTATAATATGGTGTTGCAAGAAGGATAATAGAAGTTTTTCAAACATTCTTCCAAGAAGCACCCCTTCGGAACCCTCAACACAAAGCTACGAGTTAGACAGCGGGTTCTTTGGGGTTCCCGTCTTCTCTTATGCTGAACTTCAACAAGCTACTACGAATTTTGATTCCTCCCGAGACCTCGGGGATGGAGGCTATGGAACAGTGTACTATG GGAAACTTCAGGATGGGAGAGAAGTTGCGGTAAAACGCCTCTACGACCACAATGCTAGGAGAAAGGAGCAGTTTGTAACTGAGATTGAAATCCTAACAAGGCTCAGGCACAAAAATCTTGTCACTCTTTATGGTTGCACGTCTAAACTCAGCGATCGACTCCTACTTGTTTACGAATATGTCCCTAATGGAACGGTTGCTGATCACTTGCACGGTCATAAGGCGAATGATTGCTCGCTCACATGGCCAATCCGCATGAAAATTGCTATTGAAGCTGCTAGTGCTCTGGCTTATCTGCATGCTTCTGATATAATCCACCGCGATGTGAAGAGTAACAACATACTACTTGACCAAAACTTCTGTGTCAAAGTGGGAGATTTTGGACTTTCAAGACCTCATCCGACTGATATTTCACACATATCGACTGCACCTCAGGGTACCCCTGGATACGTCGATCCAAAGTACCACGAATGTTACCAGCTTACCGATAAAAGTGATGTTTATAGCTTTGGGGTAGTCCTCGTTGAGCTGATATCGTCCATGCCTGCAGTGGATTTCAGTAGACATAATGAAGAGATTAATTTGTCTAACTATGCAATTAACAGGATTTTAAGGTGTGCATTCAATGAGTTGATAGACCCGACTCTTGGTTTTCAGTCAGATGCAGAAGTTAGGAGGATGACTACTTCAGTAGCCGAGCTATCGTTTCGATGCTTGCAATTTGACAAGGACATGAGGCCTACTATGGTTGAAGTACTAGAAACATTGGAAGAGATTCAAAATGGTGAGTTTAAAGATGATAAGAAAAGGGAGGGTAATGGAAACACTAAAGAGAGTGTACAAGTCCCTGTTTCACCTGAATCAGAAGTAGATGTATTATTGAAGAAACTTCACAAGTTTCCAACTTCACCAAATTCTGTAACTCAAGCGTGGATTAGTGGCTCTAGTATAAGTACCACTAGTACATGA
- the LOC132641713 gene encoding LEAF RUST 10 DISEASE-RESISTANCE LOCUS RECEPTOR-LIKE PROTEIN KINASE-like 1.1 isoform X4 — translation MDCNNTFQHAKLVLEGVSYNAYKKWLWVNGIDLSDSILEGYLANKSCKSFERNLSFPNTPSASFGVYNNITLFKCMNVSEEIGDYFRRYENYSNCDGFSIYYHKPRTDGRHSIPADLPANCLIIRLPLKYLSSSELIPNDLFDLLTSNFTLYWEVSKDCSKCIYREGQCQSDSKNDFFCSKVLGGLFFIIAISIVILIIWCCKKDNRSFSNILPRSTPSEPSTQSYELDSGFFGVPVFSYAELQQATTNFDSSRDLGDGGYGTVYYGKLQDGREVAVKRLYDHNARRKEQFVTEIEILTRLRHKNLVTLYGCTSKLSDRLLLVYEYVPNGTVADHLHGHKANDCSLTWPIRMKIAIEAASALAYLHASDIIHRDVKSNNILLDQNFCVKVGDFGLSRPHPTDISHISTAPQGTPGYVDPKYHECYQLTDKSDVYSFGVVLVELISSMPAVDFSRHNEEINLSNYAINRILRCAFNELIDPTLGFQSDAEVRRMTTSVAELSFRCLQFDKDMRPTMVEVLETLEEIQNGEFKDDKKREGNGNTKESVQVPVSPESEVDVLLKKLHKFPTSPNSVTQAWISGSSISTTST, via the exons ATGGATTGTAACAACACTTTTCAACATGCAAAACTTGTGCTTGAGGGAGTGTCTTATAATGCTTACAAAAAGTGGTTGTGGGTTAATGGTATCGATCTTTCGGACTCGATTCTTGAAGGTTATTTGGCTAACAAAAGTTGCAAATCCTTTGAAAGGAACTTATCTTTTCCCAATACTCCTTCTGCTTCATTTGGAGTTTACAACAATATCACTTTGTTCAAGTGCATGAATGTTAGTGAGGAGATAGGTGATTATTTTCGACGTTATGAGAACTACTCAAATTGTGATGGCTTTAGCATATACTATCATAAACCAAGAACAGATGGAAGACATAGTATTCCAGCTGATCTTCCTGCAAATTGCTTGATTATTCGATTGCCTTTGAAGTATCTTTCATCGTCAGAACTGATTCCTAATGATTTGTTCGACCTGTTAACTTCTAATTTCACATTATATTGGGAAGTGTCTAAAGATTGTTCCAAGTGTATCTATAGAGAAGGGCAATGCCAAAGTGACAGCAAAAATGACTTCTTTTGCTCCAAAG TGCTTGGTGGTTTATTTTTTATCATAGCAATCAGCATAGTGATCCTTATAATATGGTGTTGCAAGAAGGATAATAGAAGTTTTTCAAACATTCTTCCAAGAAGCACCCCTTCGGAACCCTCAACACAAAGCTACGAGTTAGACAGCGGGTTCTTTGGGGTTCCCGTCTTCTCTTATGCTGAACTTCAACAAGCTACTACGAATTTTGATTCCTCCCGAGACCTCGGGGATGGAGGCTATGGAACAGTGTACTATG GGAAACTTCAGGATGGGAGAGAAGTTGCGGTAAAACGCCTCTACGACCACAATGCTAGGAGAAAGGAGCAGTTTGTAACTGAGATTGAAATCCTAACAAGGCTCAGGCACAAAAATCTTGTCACTCTTTATGGTTGCACGTCTAAACTCAGCGATCGACTCCTACTTGTTTACGAATATGTCCCTAATGGAACGGTTGCTGATCACTTGCACGGTCATAAGGCGAATGATTGCTCGCTCACATGGCCAATCCGCATGAAAATTGCTATTGAAGCTGCTAGTGCTCTGGCTTATCTGCATGCTTCTGATATAATCCACCGCGATGTGAAGAGTAACAACATACTACTTGACCAAAACTTCTGTGTCAAAGTGGGAGATTTTGGACTTTCAAGACCTCATCCGACTGATATTTCACACATATCGACTGCACCTCAGGGTACCCCTGGATACGTCGATCCAAAGTACCACGAATGTTACCAGCTTACCGATAAAAGTGATGTTTATAGCTTTGGGGTAGTCCTCGTTGAGCTGATATCGTCCATGCCTGCAGTGGATTTCAGTAGACATAATGAAGAGATTAATTTGTCTAACTATGCAATTAACAGGATTTTAAGGTGTGCATTCAATGAGTTGATAGACCCGACTCTTGGTTTTCAGTCAGATGCAGAAGTTAGGAGGATGACTACTTCAGTAGCCGAGCTATCGTTTCGATGCTTGCAATTTGACAAGGACATGAGGCCTACTATGGTTGAAGTACTAGAAACATTGGAAGAGATTCAAAATGGTGAGTTTAAAGATGATAAGAAAAGGGAGGGTAATGGAAACACTAAAGAGAGTGTACAAGTCCCTGTTTCACCTGAATCAGAAGTAGATGTATTATTGAAGAAACTTCACAAGTTTCCAACTTCACCAAATTCTGTAACTCAAGCGTGGATTAGTGGCTCTAGTATAAGTACCACTAGTACATGA
- the LOC132641713 gene encoding LEAF RUST 10 DISEASE-RESISTANCE LOCUS RECEPTOR-LIKE PROTEIN KINASE-like 1.1 isoform X3, whose product MDCNNTFQHAKLVLEGVSYNAYKKWLWVNGIDLSDSILEGYLANKSCKSFERNLSFPNTPSASFGVYNNITLFKCMNVSEEIGDYFRRYENYSNCDGFSIYYHKPRTDGRHSIPADLPANCLIIRLPLKYLSSSELIPNDLFDLLTSNFTLYWEVSKDCSKCIYREGQCQSDSKNDFFCSKAKRNLGLILGTVLGGLFFIIAISIVILIIWCCKKDNRSFSNILPRSTPSEPSTQSYELDSGFFGVPVFSYAELQQATTNFDSSRDLGDGGYGTVYYGKLQDGREVAVKRLYDHNARRKEQFVTEIEILTRLRHKNLVTLYGCTSKLSDRLLLVYEYVPNGTVADHLHGHKANDCSLTWPIRMKIAIEAASALAYLHASDIIHRDVKSNNILLDQNFCVKVGDFGLSRPHPTDISHISTAPQGTPGYVDPKYHECYQLTDKSDVYSFGVVLVELISSMPAVDFSRHNEEINLSNYAINRILRCAFNELIDPTLGFQSDAEVRRMTTSVAELSFRCLQFDKDMRPTMVEVLETLEEIQNGEFKDDKKREGNGNTKESVQVPVSPESEVDVLLKKLHKFPTSPNSVTQAWISGSSISTTST is encoded by the exons ATGGATTGTAACAACACTTTTCAACATGCAAAACTTGTGCTTGAGGGAGTGTCTTATAATGCTTACAAAAAGTGGTTGTGGGTTAATGGTATCGATCTTTCGGACTCGATTCTTGAAGGTTATTTGGCTAACAAAAGTTGCAAATCCTTTGAAAGGAACTTATCTTTTCCCAATACTCCTTCTGCTTCATTTGGAGTTTACAACAATATCACTTTGTTCAAGTGCATGAATGTTAGTGAGGAGATAGGTGATTATTTTCGACGTTATGAGAACTACTCAAATTGTGATGGCTTTAGCATATACTATCATAAACCAAGAACAGATGGAAGACATAGTATTCCAGCTGATCTTCCTGCAAATTGCTTGATTATTCGATTGCCTTTGAAGTATCTTTCATCGTCAGAACTGATTCCTAATGATTTGTTCGACCTGTTAACTTCTAATTTCACATTATATTGGGAAGTGTCTAAAGATTGTTCCAAGTGTATCTATAGAGAAGGGCAATGCCAAAGTGACAGCAAAAATGACTTCTTTTGCTCCAAAG CAAAAAGAAATTTAGGACTGATTCTAGGCACAG TGCTTGGTGGTTTATTTTTTATCATAGCAATCAGCATAGTGATCCTTATAATATGGTGTTGCAAGAAGGATAATAGAAGTTTTTCAAACATTCTTCCAAGAAGCACCCCTTCGGAACCCTCAACACAAAGCTACGAGTTAGACAGCGGGTTCTTTGGGGTTCCCGTCTTCTCTTATGCTGAACTTCAACAAGCTACTACGAATTTTGATTCCTCCCGAGACCTCGGGGATGGAGGCTATGGAACAGTGTACTATG GGAAACTTCAGGATGGGAGAGAAGTTGCGGTAAAACGCCTCTACGACCACAATGCTAGGAGAAAGGAGCAGTTTGTAACTGAGATTGAAATCCTAACAAGGCTCAGGCACAAAAATCTTGTCACTCTTTATGGTTGCACGTCTAAACTCAGCGATCGACTCCTACTTGTTTACGAATATGTCCCTAATGGAACGGTTGCTGATCACTTGCACGGTCATAAGGCGAATGATTGCTCGCTCACATGGCCAATCCGCATGAAAATTGCTATTGAAGCTGCTAGTGCTCTGGCTTATCTGCATGCTTCTGATATAATCCACCGCGATGTGAAGAGTAACAACATACTACTTGACCAAAACTTCTGTGTCAAAGTGGGAGATTTTGGACTTTCAAGACCTCATCCGACTGATATTTCACACATATCGACTGCACCTCAGGGTACCCCTGGATACGTCGATCCAAAGTACCACGAATGTTACCAGCTTACCGATAAAAGTGATGTTTATAGCTTTGGGGTAGTCCTCGTTGAGCTGATATCGTCCATGCCTGCAGTGGATTTCAGTAGACATAATGAAGAGATTAATTTGTCTAACTATGCAATTAACAGGATTTTAAGGTGTGCATTCAATGAGTTGATAGACCCGACTCTTGGTTTTCAGTCAGATGCAGAAGTTAGGAGGATGACTACTTCAGTAGCCGAGCTATCGTTTCGATGCTTGCAATTTGACAAGGACATGAGGCCTACTATGGTTGAAGTACTAGAAACATTGGAAGAGATTCAAAATGGTGAGTTTAAAGATGATAAGAAAAGGGAGGGTAATGGAAACACTAAAGAGAGTGTACAAGTCCCTGTTTCACCTGAATCAGAAGTAGATGTATTATTGAAGAAACTTCACAAGTTTCCAACTTCACCAAATTCTGTAACTCAAGCGTGGATTAGTGGCTCTAGTATAAGTACCACTAGTACATGA